The sequence CcttcaaataaaagaaatcaaagcaAAATATGATACGTATTATGAAagacaaagaaacaaataagaTGAATTTTAGTTTAAGTGATTAAAAAGAGTTATTCACGTATCTAATGTTAGTTTGACTCTTAAGTAATTAAGAAGAGTTATTAATGTATTCATTATTTGTCACGTGccataattatataataaatttgagattatcaattttatttttttgcactATGTCCACCTTCGTTGAATTAGAAACATTAGGAGGGTTAtcaaaaaaactaaattctaaaataagaagaaaaagaaactaatccCTAAGTTAGGCCCAAGCACTAAATCTAGCATCTTCtcccacccccaaaaaaacaagACCACAAtccaaaaagaaggaaaacttCCCTATCcagaaaaaaattccaaataaatttgtaattttaaggACCCCACAGAATATAATCATCCACATTGGCACATTGCCATAACCAATACAGAGAATCTCCAACTCAGCATTCATAATACAATACTGCCATTagtaataaataattaattaattatattcaGGCTAAAAACCAAAATGATAGTAATTAAtatccacacacaaaaataaaaatattttataattttaaggATCCAAATCAGCTAAAATccttgacccaaaaaaatgcCGATAAAGACCCAAGGAGACAATAGGacagagaaacagagaaagggagaaaacagagggagagagggagagagggatgGATAGGATGTTCTCAGTGGAGGAAATGTCTGACCAGCTGTGGTCTTCTTCAGCACCACCAGTCAATGAAGCAGACGACGATTTGTCCAAAATGAACCGGAGCGCATCGGAGTGGGCTTTCCAGCGGTTTCTCCAAGAAGCCTCTCCCTACTCACCATCACCCTCACCACCACAgccacctccacctccttcttcttcttcaactcaCCATGACCACAACGACGTCGCAGAGATCAAGATGATCAATGCCCACCACCCCAATCCCACTCACGCCcctaacaacaacaacagcaacgACTATAATAGCAACAGTACGCCGTCGTTTAGCCTGCAACCACCTAATGTTCCCGTTGATTCCGAAGAGTACCAGGCCTTCCTCAAGACCAAGCTCAATCTCGCCTGCGCTGCTGTGGCCTTGTCTCGCGTGAAGgttcgtgtttttttttcttctcctttttgtcattttttagCTTCGTTCGGTTGCCGAGAAATATGATCGAAGTCATATAAGTGGTTTGAGAATGAGATCCTGTTTGGATGCTCAGAAATCTGAAGGAAAGAAACTGAACTGGAACTTGgaaatttcttgaatttggttTTGTCTGTGAGTGTAAAGTTTAGCTAAAGTTAGCTGTTTTATAGTTTGGTTAGCCTCAAGTAAGATTTTCTTActgtatatatttaaaaaaattattgggtTTTGATTAATTACTGAAAAATGCAATattcaaaattcttttttgttcgtttttgtttttgtttttctagcaTTTTCTCGGTATCCAAACAGAGTGATTAAGTTTATAACTGACTGGTTGGTTTGCATTTTCTCACTCTTTCCCTGGTTAAAACAGACGGTGAAATTGTTTGATAAGCTTGAATATCGTTTGAACTGAGCCAACATGTAAAGGTAAAAAAGAATACTTTAACTTGGAAGTTGAACCTTTCTTTTGTTGTGGATTTGTGGGACCTTCATGGTAATAGTAAAAGTAACATCTGCAATAAACTtgaagtaaatttaggttttagcacaaaaaaacttaaaagggTGAATTGTTTGGAAGAAAAAGCAGGGCTACAGCCTAAACACAAAGACATGAATTATGTATGAGAAGAGTAGTAGTACTTTGTTTGTTTAAAGATCGACCCAAGCAAGGCAAGGAATCCACACAAAgtataaaacttactcaaacaAGTATAAAGTAGAATTCAAAACCATGCTCCAGTTCTTTATGCTTTTCTCAAACATAAAACTTGAAAGTCCCAAAAGTTGCAGTGTGACCAGGTTCTTCATCTCATAATATATCATTCTTCCTACCTGAGAATTCTCATTTGACCCTCATTTCTCTATAAGTTAAACAAAATCCATGGGATACTTATAGTAGCATGCCTTAGCAAATTAAAAGCCTTCATCTGGTTCATCTGATTAAATTGAATCACAAGGAATCTGTTCAGCTGAACTATAAGGGTCTTTCGGATTACGCAGGATGAGAGAGCAAGCTGTTCAGAGTGACATGAGAGAGTAACTTCACATACTTAGCAAGGCATGCTGGCCTTTGAACGATAAATGTGCAATCCAGTCTCATATTTGTCAGCATATATGGTTTATACCGTTGTTTGTCAGAACATGATTTGTACTTTTTACTTCATCTTTGGTTGAAATAGATTTGAAACCATGTTTGTTTTAATCTGTATAGATAAAAGCTAGCTGATCTATTCTGGTCGTGTGAATAGGGATCTTTGGCAGACAGTCAAGATTCTGCTGTTTTAGCTGGCAGTGGATCACAGGCTTCCAATACTTCACATTTGGGATCTCAAGCCCCTTCTAAAGGTTTGCATCTGtctttttatgtatttagttATTTGAATCACAAGTCTCATAAAGTAGGTCATTTGATCATGTTCTTTCTGCTTTTCTGTGAGATAAAGCTGTTCCACTGAGTACCTAAAGAGCTGAGTATGTCATGATAAGTGAAAAGTTATGCACTTAGAATATCACTCTTTTTCCTATTACCTACGTAGGAGCTGGGTATGATTTATCCAGGCCGCATGATAAGAATGCTAATGCACCAGTTGGCATTCCTTCATTACCTGCAACACAACATAGATCTGTGGTTCCCGTAAGGCAAGCAACTAGTGGATCATCAAGGGAACTGTCAGATGATGAGGACATTGAAGGAGAAACTGCAATAACTGAGAATATGGACCCTGCTGATGTGAAACGTGTGAGGAGGTAACAATGGTATCTGCTTTTCTGATTGTAAAAATGATTATGACGCATTACATGATAGGTGTATGAAAACTCAATTATTTAAGGCACAAATTTGTTCATGTGAGACCTAAAATAAGCACATCTAATCTCCATCTCTTGATTAATGAGTTCGTTTGCTTCAAACTCATCTGGTCTTTTCCAGAATGCTCTCTAATAGAGAGTCGGCTAGACgctcaagaagaagaaagcaggCCCATTTGAGTGAGCTTGAGGCACAGGTTTGGtccttctttatttatttattttttggcttcGGATTTCACTTGCCACCTCTTTTAGTCccttgtttttgcattttttttttttggtccttTGATCTTCTATAGATTTCCTAACCCAATGTTCTTTATAGGCATCTCAATTAAGAGTTGAGAACTCCTCTCTATTGAAGCGTCTGACTGATGCAGACCGAAAGTACAATGAAGCAGCTGTTGACAATAGAGTTTTAAAAGCTGATATTGAAACATTGAGAGCAAAGGTAAGCTTGTTATCAGTACCAATTGCTAACTGCTTTCCTAGGCAGGCTCTTAGAATTGCAAGATGAGGATCAAAACCCACTGATAATGATTAccagtttttctttctttggagAAAAGACACAAGTATTGGTTCAAGATGAAGCAAAAGAATTGatataattttgttatttcgTCCGCTATAATTCCAGGTAAAGATGGCTGAGGAGACAGTGAAAAGAATTACTGGGTTGAATATGTTCCATGCCATGTCAGAGATTTCCTCCATTGGCATGCCACCATTTGATGGAAGCCCTTCAGAGACATCAACAGATGCTGCTGTCCCGGTGCAAGATGACCCAAATCATCACTTTTGCCGACCTGCTTCTAATAGCCCTACACCCACTCATGACCTGAGAGTCAAGCATGATTCTGCAGACATCCCTTCAGTTGAAAATGTGCAGCAGAATTCTGCAGCTACATCAGCAGATGCTGTGGGGAACAAGATGGGGCGAACACCTTCCCTACAGCGAGTAGCTAGCTTAGAGCATCTGCAGAAGCGGATTAGAGGTGGAAATCCTTCTGGTCCTCATTCCAATGGAGAGCAGTAGTTACAAACAGAGTGTTCTTTACATGAGGAAGGACTTTATTAAAGGATGCTTTCAACAACCATTGTATTGCATCATTACTTGTGGATTAGTCATGTAAAAATGCTATTCTTTATCCAAAATACACTGATTGATACTTTTACCACTTCCAGTTTGTCATGTCATGCATGGAACAGATTATAAACCACTGCAATTATCAATTTTCCTTGGCAGTTACATTGTGTCGTGGTGTGCTCaagtttctgtttctttacaTTTCATATTCATCATCATTTGAAATCTCTACAAATCCAACAAATAATTCCTGATCGGTATAATTAGACCAGGAGCGATAGATTCACCTCCTTTATTAAATGATAGGCTTATTGGCTGATGGGCCAAAATAAGATCTGATACCCTCAATTGCTTATAAAGTATAATAAAATGCACTTTACATACAGTATACTTGCTCTTTGCATTATCTATAAGAAGTCCTCTAACcactgaaaattttgaaagtaAATACAAGGTTCAACTTTGAATCTCTTTCTGAATCATGAAGAGTGTGTGGGCACTCTGAATAGTTGTCTTTTTACCAGCTCAATATTTCACCGACTAGCAAAACTACAATCCATCCAGGACATGATTGCTAATGTTTGAAGAAGTTCGAATTGAACTACAACCAGCTTTGTTTTCAATTCCCTTAACCTTCATTTCCTGTCTTACCATCTCCACATCCTCCCACCTTTCAGCAGAAGCATAAATGTTCGACAAAGCTACATAGTCCTCACTCTTTAGAGTCAAATCTGCACAAGTCTGCGCCGACTGTATGTGGAGCAGCTTCTTCCCCACCTTCTCGCCCATTGCAACATCCCCATGAACTTTGCAAGCACTGAGCAAACTCCTCCACAAGACGGCATCAGGTTCAACTGGCATCCCTACTACAAATTCATAGGCTTCTTTCAAGTATCCTCTGCGGCTAAGCATGTCAACAATGCAACCATAGTGTTGCATCTGAGGCATGACATCAAAGTTGCTCTTCATCATATGGAACAAATGGAGGCCTTCTTCAACAAGCCCCGAGTGGCAACAAGCCGAAAGCAAGCTGGTAAAAGTCACTGCATTGGGTTTTATTCCATAAGCCTCCATTACATCCAAAAGCTCCAATGCTTCATTTCCCTTACCATGAATGGCTAGCCCGGTTGCCATTGCTGTCCAAGTCAAGATATTCTTCTCTTTCATTCGCTTAAAAATGGACAGAGCACCATCAACACATCCACATTTTGAGTACATATCAACAAGACCAGTGCCTATAAACACATCATTATGAGGAACCCATATTGCCTTCTCAATATAACCATGTACACAAGCACCAGTTTCCAACACACCCAACTGAGAAGCCGCAGAAAGAACACAAACCATTGTAGTATCAGTAGGTTTCACACCACAAACATCATCCAACATGTCTCGAAACAACACTAATGCATCACGAGCACTTTCTCTTTGTGAACAATACCCCGTGATCATTGCATTCCACGTAACGCTATTTTTCACAgccatttcatcaaacactcTCCGTGCAGAAACAAAATCTTTATTACTAGCATAAAAATGTACCAGTGTAGTTTGTACCAAAATGTTTGATACGACATCATGTTTGATGATCCGGGCATGTATTTGGCTGCCTACTAATAATGTTGACACCGAAGGCAACCTAGCACAAGCTCCAAGAACAAACTTGTAGGTAAAATCATCAAAAATTAAGGTTGCTTTAGATACCCAACTGGCAAAAACAAGAATAGAGTCTTTGGGTTGAGTACATCTTATCAAAGTGTTTAAGAGGAATAAGTTTGGCT comes from Prunus dulcis chromosome 6, ALMONDv2, whole genome shotgun sequence and encodes:
- the LOC117629946 gene encoding light-inducible protein CPRF2, whose amino-acid sequence is MDRMFSVEEMSDQLWSSSAPPVNEADDDLSKMNRSASEWAFQRFLQEASPYSPSPSPPQPPPPPSSSSTHHDHNDVAEIKMINAHHPNPTHAPNNNNSNDYNSNSTPSFSLQPPNVPVDSEEYQAFLKTKLNLACAAVALSRVKGSLADSQDSAVLAGSGSQASNTSHLGSQAPSKGAGYDLSRPHDKNANAPVGIPSLPATQHRSVVPVRQATSGSSRELSDDEDIEGETAITENMDPADVKRVRRMLSNRESARRSRRRKQAHLSELEAQASQLRVENSSLLKRLTDADRKYNEAAVDNRVLKADIETLRAKVKMAEETVKRITGLNMFHAMSEISSIGMPPFDGSPSETSTDAAVPVQDDPNHHFCRPASNSPTPTHDLRVKHDSADIPSVENVQQNSAATSADAVGNKMGRTPSLQRVASLEHLQKRIRGGNPSGPHSNGEQ
- the LOC117629948 gene encoding pentatricopeptide repeat-containing protein At3g18970, whose amino-acid sequence is MHHLPRVRALFLLNLKLKSTHQLKRTHAQLITSGLLKSPTLYAKLIQQYCALSDPQSTNLYAHFVFKHFDEPNLFLLNTLIRCTQPKDSILVFASWVSKATLIFDDFTYKFVLGACARLPSVSTLLVGSQIHARIIKHDVVSNILVQTTLVHFYASNKDFVSARRVFDEMAVKNSVTWNAMITGYCSQRESARDALVLFRDMLDDVCGVKPTDTTMVCVLSAASQLGVLETGACVHGYIEKAIWVPHNDVFIGTGLVDMYSKCGCVDGALSIFKRMKEKNILTWTAMATGLAIHGKGNEALELLDVMEAYGIKPNAVTFTSLLSACCHSGLVEEGLHLFHMMKSNFDVMPQMQHYGCIVDMLSRRGYLKEAYEFVVGMPVEPDAVLWRSLLSACKVHGDVAMGEKVGKKLLHIQSAQTCADLTLKSEDYVALSNIYASAERWEDVEMVRQEMKVKGIENKAGCSSIRTSSNISNHVLDGL